Proteins encoded in a region of the Caldalkalibacillus uzonensis genome:
- a CDS encoding acyl-CoA dehydrogenase gives MYFEFSDKVKKLQKELQAFMEEVVYPNEKTYEEQLKQADSRWQVPPVMEEMKAKAKAAGLWNLFLPESEYGAGLTNLEYAPLCEIMGRSFIAPEVFNCSAPDTGNMEVLVRYGSEEQKKKWLEPLLNGEIRSCFSMTEPQVASSDATNMQARIERDGDEYVINGRKWWSSGAGDPRCKFAIVMGLSNPEAPKHERHSMIIVSLDTPGVNIKRMLPVFGYDHAPHGHAEIEFNNVRVPRENIIWGEGKGFAIAQGRLGPGRIHHCMRSIGAAERALELMCTRVLNRVAFGKPLAEQGVIREWIADSRIEIEQARLLTLKAAYMMDTVGNKAARKEISMIKVVAPNVALKVLDRAIQAFGAAGVSEDFPLAAHWANQRTLRLADGPDEVHRQAIAKLELKAYV, from the coding sequence ATGTACTTTGAATTTTCGGATAAGGTGAAGAAGTTGCAAAAAGAGCTGCAGGCCTTTATGGAAGAGGTGGTCTATCCTAATGAAAAAACGTATGAAGAGCAGTTAAAACAGGCCGATTCCCGCTGGCAAGTGCCTCCGGTAATGGAGGAGATGAAAGCAAAGGCTAAAGCGGCCGGATTGTGGAATCTGTTTTTGCCTGAAAGTGAGTACGGTGCCGGACTGACCAATTTAGAGTATGCCCCGTTATGTGAGATCATGGGACGTTCCTTTATCGCCCCTGAAGTGTTTAACTGTAGTGCCCCGGACACCGGCAATATGGAAGTGCTGGTCCGTTACGGGAGTGAAGAACAAAAGAAAAAATGGCTGGAGCCTTTACTCAATGGCGAGATCCGCTCTTGCTTTTCCATGACTGAACCCCAGGTCGCTTCCTCGGATGCAACCAACATGCAAGCCCGGATTGAGCGGGACGGGGATGAGTACGTCATTAACGGGCGCAAGTGGTGGTCTTCCGGCGCTGGAGATCCACGCTGCAAGTTTGCCATTGTCATGGGCTTATCCAATCCCGAGGCGCCCAAACATGAGCGCCATTCAATGATTATTGTGTCCTTAGACACACCGGGGGTGAACATTAAGCGTATGCTGCCTGTGTTTGGTTATGACCATGCGCCCCATGGGCATGCAGAAATCGAGTTTAACAACGTGCGTGTGCCAAGGGAGAACATCATCTGGGGAGAAGGAAAAGGTTTTGCCATTGCCCAAGGCCGGCTGGGGCCGGGCCGGATCCATCACTGCATGCGTTCCATTGGGGCAGCGGAACGGGCACTGGAACTGATGTGCACACGGGTGTTGAACCGGGTGGCCTTTGGCAAGCCGTTGGCGGAACAAGGGGTGATCCGCGAGTGGATTGCCGACTCCCGTATCGAGATTGAACAGGCCAGGCTGCTGACGCTCAAGGCAGCCTATATGATGGATACTGTGGGGAATAAGGCAGCCCGCAAAGAAATATCCATGATTAAAGTGGTGGCTCCCAATGTGGCTTTAAAGGTATTGGACCGGGCCATCCAAGCCTTTGGTGCGGCGGGGGTTTCAGAAGATTTTCCGCTGGCAGCCCATTGGGCCAACCAGCGCACATTGCGCCTGGCCGATGGTCCGGATGAGGTGCACCGCCAGGCCATTGCCAAACTGGAATTGAAAGCATATGTGTAA
- a CDS encoding SDR family oxidoreductase produces MHIQELFSLRGKTAIVTGGGRGLGAQMAEALAEAGANVVVCSRKLEACQDVSEQLQAKGVQTLALKCDVTQPDDVQEVVKTTMDQFGSIDILINNSGISWGAPALEMPLDKFEKVMQVNVTGTFLMSQAVAKEMVKQQEGKIINIASVAGLGGSDPEVLDAIGYQASKGAVITLTKDLAVKLARYNIHVNAIAPGFFPTKMARPVIERNKDKILRHTPLKRFGSEYDLKGAAVFLASRASDYVTGHVLVVDGGAHAM; encoded by the coding sequence ATGCATATCCAAGAATTATTCAGCTTAAGAGGAAAAACAGCCATCGTGACTGGAGGCGGCCGCGGACTTGGTGCCCAAATGGCTGAAGCTTTGGCTGAAGCGGGAGCCAATGTCGTGGTGTGTTCCCGTAAACTGGAAGCTTGCCAGGATGTGAGCGAGCAATTGCAAGCCAAAGGTGTTCAAACCCTGGCCTTAAAATGTGACGTGACTCAGCCTGACGATGTGCAGGAAGTGGTTAAAACAACCATGGATCAATTTGGATCCATTGATATTTTAATCAATAACAGCGGAATTTCCTGGGGAGCACCCGCTCTGGAGATGCCGCTGGATAAATTTGAAAAGGTGATGCAGGTCAATGTCACCGGCACCTTTCTGATGTCCCAGGCCGTGGCTAAAGAAATGGTCAAGCAGCAGGAAGGCAAGATCATTAACATTGCCTCCGTAGCCGGACTGGGCGGCAGTGACCCGGAGGTGCTTGATGCCATTGGCTATCAGGCCAGTAAAGGGGCGGTCATTACCTTAACCAAAGATTTGGCCGTGAAGTTAGCCAGATATAATATCCACGTCAATGCTATCGCCCCAGGCTTTTTCCCCACCAAAATGGCGAGACCCGTCATTGAACGTAATAAGGATAAAATCCTGCGTCATACACCATTGAAGCGTTTCGGTTCGGAGTATGATTTGAAAGGAGCAGCGGTTTTTCTGGCCTCCCGCGCTTCTGATTATGTCACCGGTCATGTGCTGGTCGTTGACGGCGGGGCACACGCCATGTAG